One segment of Oreochromis niloticus isolate F11D_XX linkage group LG8, O_niloticus_UMD_NMBU, whole genome shotgun sequence DNA contains the following:
- the ccr10 gene encoding C-C chemokine receptor type 10 isoform X1 yields the protein MFNTSNSTAMADYTTEDYLYLFNTSNGSYNGSYDDYPDNGDWCEADDHQARVIKTFQACAFTAIFLLGVAGNSLVIATFALYRRFRLRSMTDVFLFHLALADLLLLLTLPLQAIDTQGWLFSYHLCKIMRATYAINTYSGLLLLACISVDRYMVVARAQEMLRLRSQILTAGKLTAVGVWLVAVALSIPEIRFSGVSVSFSGHSGNETEAFCVMQVSGRIRLVPSGVIITVFCLSLAIMVASYTSIARVLWEGHAHRRGKQWQRQRTLKLMVALVLVFLVFQLPYTAVLCRKMFGPFCGLMLEYVTCTLAYTRCCLNPILYALVGVRFRQDVVRLIYDSGCPYRNLVVPQTVNSTSISASSPALTVLSACSPTSPDAPVAFKFSGTK from the exons ATGTTCAACACCTCTAATAGTACAG CAATGGCTGACTATACTACAGAAGATTATTTGTACTTGTTCAATACAAGTAATGGCTCATATAATGGCTCATACGATGATTATCCTGACAATGGAGACTGGTGTGAAGCTGATGACCACCAGGCTCGCGTCATCAAAACCTTCCAAGCTTGCGCTTTCACTGCCATCTTCCTGCTTGGCGTTGCAGGAAACTCCCTGGTGATCGCCACCTTTGCTCTCTACCGCCGCTTTCGGCTTCGTTCCATGACCGATGTCTTCCTGTTCCACCTGGCGCTGGctgacctcctcctcctcctcacactcCCATTGCAGGCCATTGACACTCAGGGTTGGCTTTTCTCTTATCATCTCTGCAAGATCATGCGTGCAACCTACGCTATCAACACATACAGcgggctgctgctgcttgcaTGCATCAGCGTCGACCGCTACATGGTAGTAGCACGAGCGCAGGAAATGCTCAGGCTGCGCAGCCAAATCCTAACAGCTGGGAAGCTCACTGCTGTGGGGGTATGGCTTGTTGCAGTGGCTCTAAGCATCCCTGAAATCCGCTTCTCAGGGGTTTCAGTCAGCTTCTCAGGGCATTCAGGCAATGAAACTGAAGCGTTCTGCGTCATGCAAGTAAGTGGTCGAATAAGACTGGTCCCCAGTGGCGTGATCATCACCGTCTTCTGCCTCTCCCTCGCCATTATGGTGGCAAGCTACACTTCGATTGCTCGAGTGCTGTGGGAAGGGCACGCACATCGGCGAGGGAAGCAGTGGCAACGGCAGCGTACCCTGAAGCTGATGGTTGCCCTGGTGCTGGTTTTTCTGGTATTCCAGCTGCCGTACACTGCGGTGCTGTGTCGCAAAATGTTCGGCCCGTTCTGTGGTCTGATGTTGGAGTACGTCACCTGCACGCTGGCGTACACCCGCTGTTGCCTCAACCCTATCCTCTACGCCCTGGTAGGTGTGCGTTTCCGTCAGGACGTGGTGAGGCTCATCTACGATTCAGGCTGCCCATATCGCAATCTGGTTGTGCCACAGACGGTGAACTCGACATCAATCTCCGCCTCCTCACCTGCTCTCACCGTGCTTTCGGCGTGCTCTCCAACATCTCCCGATGCTCCAGTTGCCTTCAAGTTTTCGGGAACCAAATAA
- the ccr10 gene encoding C-C chemokine receptor type 10 isoform X2, producing MADYTTEDYLYLFNTSNGSYNGSYDDYPDNGDWCEADDHQARVIKTFQACAFTAIFLLGVAGNSLVIATFALYRRFRLRSMTDVFLFHLALADLLLLLTLPLQAIDTQGWLFSYHLCKIMRATYAINTYSGLLLLACISVDRYMVVARAQEMLRLRSQILTAGKLTAVGVWLVAVALSIPEIRFSGVSVSFSGHSGNETEAFCVMQVSGRIRLVPSGVIITVFCLSLAIMVASYTSIARVLWEGHAHRRGKQWQRQRTLKLMVALVLVFLVFQLPYTAVLCRKMFGPFCGLMLEYVTCTLAYTRCCLNPILYALVGVRFRQDVVRLIYDSGCPYRNLVVPQTVNSTSISASSPALTVLSACSPTSPDAPVAFKFSGTK from the coding sequence ATGGCTGACTATACTACAGAAGATTATTTGTACTTGTTCAATACAAGTAATGGCTCATATAATGGCTCATACGATGATTATCCTGACAATGGAGACTGGTGTGAAGCTGATGACCACCAGGCTCGCGTCATCAAAACCTTCCAAGCTTGCGCTTTCACTGCCATCTTCCTGCTTGGCGTTGCAGGAAACTCCCTGGTGATCGCCACCTTTGCTCTCTACCGCCGCTTTCGGCTTCGTTCCATGACCGATGTCTTCCTGTTCCACCTGGCGCTGGctgacctcctcctcctcctcacactcCCATTGCAGGCCATTGACACTCAGGGTTGGCTTTTCTCTTATCATCTCTGCAAGATCATGCGTGCAACCTACGCTATCAACACATACAGcgggctgctgctgcttgcaTGCATCAGCGTCGACCGCTACATGGTAGTAGCACGAGCGCAGGAAATGCTCAGGCTGCGCAGCCAAATCCTAACAGCTGGGAAGCTCACTGCTGTGGGGGTATGGCTTGTTGCAGTGGCTCTAAGCATCCCTGAAATCCGCTTCTCAGGGGTTTCAGTCAGCTTCTCAGGGCATTCAGGCAATGAAACTGAAGCGTTCTGCGTCATGCAAGTAAGTGGTCGAATAAGACTGGTCCCCAGTGGCGTGATCATCACCGTCTTCTGCCTCTCCCTCGCCATTATGGTGGCAAGCTACACTTCGATTGCTCGAGTGCTGTGGGAAGGGCACGCACATCGGCGAGGGAAGCAGTGGCAACGGCAGCGTACCCTGAAGCTGATGGTTGCCCTGGTGCTGGTTTTTCTGGTATTCCAGCTGCCGTACACTGCGGTGCTGTGTCGCAAAATGTTCGGCCCGTTCTGTGGTCTGATGTTGGAGTACGTCACCTGCACGCTGGCGTACACCCGCTGTTGCCTCAACCCTATCCTCTACGCCCTGGTAGGTGTGCGTTTCCGTCAGGACGTGGTGAGGCTCATCTACGATTCAGGCTGCCCATATCGCAATCTGGTTGTGCCACAGACGGTGAACTCGACATCAATCTCCGCCTCCTCACCTGCTCTCACCGTGCTTTCGGCGTGCTCTCCAACATCTCCCGATGCTCCAGTTGCCTTCAAGTTTTCGGGAACCAAATAA